DNA sequence from the Candidatus Omnitrophota bacterium genome:
CTGCGTAGCCATTATAATGTCCTTTCCTGCCATATGATCCTCCTTTGGAAAGGATCATTATAGCAACTTTGGAACAGGACATTTTTGCTTTGCTAAAAGCGGACATTATTGTATTGCGATTACAGGTTTTTTCTTAACTTCCGCTCTTTCTTACTTGATAGCACGCCCCTCTTAACAGAAAGGGCGGGGTTAACAATTCCGGCGTTAGATTTATCCTTTCTTTGCGTCTATTATAAGTGAGTCCGCCAGAGGCGGGCGAACTTATCCGCCTGCGGCGGATCCGTAAGTTATGTGCTCATTTAAGGAGGTGTGGCGATGTTAGCAAAAGTTTTTAGTTTCGGCCTTTTAGGCATAGAGGCGTATCCTATTGAAATAGAGGTGGATGTATCAAGGGGCCTGCCGGTAATTACGCTGGTAGGCCTTGCGGATACAGCTATCCGGGAAAGCAAGGAAAGGGTGAAATCCGCAATTAAAAATTCGGGTTTCAGCTGGCCCGCAGAACGCATTACCATAAGCCTGGCGCCTTCAGATATCAAAAAAGAAGGCACCTGTTTTGACCTGGCTATAGCCTTAGGCATACTCTCTGCTACGGGACAATTAAACAGCACAAGGCTAAAGGATTATTATATCCTGGGGGAGCTCTCTTTAGATGGCTCTCTGAGGCCGGCAAAGGGCATTCTGCCTGTTAGTATAGCTATAGCTAAATCCGATGATACCAAAAATCTTATTGTTTCCTGCCAGAACGCCAAAGAAGCAGCTATAGTCTCGGGTATCTCTGTCTGGCCGGTAAAAACATTGAAAGAAAGCGTGGAATTTCTAAATAATCCAGAGATGATTAAAACCTTTGAATTGGATGTAGCGCAATTATTTCAAGAAAACGCCGATTACGAAATAGATTTTTCGGAGGTCAAAGGCCAATATCTGGCAAAGAGGGCTTTGGAAGTGGCGGTAGCAGGCGCTCACAATGTGCTTTTTATCGGACCGCCGGGCAGCGGGAAAACTATGTTAGCTAAAAGAATCCCTACTATCCTGCCTGAACTGACCCTTGAGGAAGCCTTAGAGGTCACTAAAATTCATTCAGTAACGGGAACCCTGCCGGTTAAAGACGGTATTATCGCCAGGCGGCCTTTCCGCAGCCCGCACCATACTATCTCCGATGTGGCATTGGTAGGCGGCGGTTCTCTGCCGCAACCGGGCGAGATAAGCCTGGCGCATCAGGGCGTATTATTTTTGGATGAACTACCTGAATTCCACCGTAATGCTTTAGAGGCGCTGCGGCAACCTTTGGAAGAAGGGTCCATACGCGTATCCCGCATGATGAAATCTTTTACCTTCCCCGCTTCTTTTATGTTAGTCTGCGCGATGAACCCCTGTCCGTGCGGATATTATACTCACCCTCAAAAGGCCTGCCGCTGCTCAACAACACAAATAGCCAGTTATATGGGCAAGATTTCCGGGCCTCTCTTGGACAGGATTGACATTCATATTGAAATCCCCGCCGTAAAATATAAAGAGCTGACTGATGTAAGAGATGCCGAGCCATCGCAAACAATTAAGGCCCGGGTAGAAAAAGCGCGGGCAATACAACGGGAAAGATTTTCCGCCGAAGGGCTAAAAGACAAGAGTATTATGTCTAATGCCCGAATGAGCCATAGACAAGTCAGAAAATTCTGTGTCTTAGGAAAAGAGGAGAGTGAACTGCTAAAAATGGCTATGACTGAACTGAATTTTAGCGCCAGGGCATATAATAAGATATTGAAGGTCTCAAGGACAATTGCGGATTTGGGAGGAAGCGAGAATATAAAAACAGACCATATTTCAGAGGCAATACAGTACAGGAGTCTGGATAAGGGCTGGTGAAGATTAATAAAGGGCTTTATCGTTTTCGGGGATAAGCCCCCGGGCTCTCAAAGCCTCATAGATATATTGGGCCGATACCCCTAAGGCACGGGCGTTCTTGTGGCTCTCATCATAGGCATAATTTATGGAAACGGACTGGGGAGTCATGCCTAAACGGTTAAATTCGTCAATGAGGTCAATAAATATGATGTTACCGGAGCCTATGCTTTTTACCAGTTTATGCAATGGCCAATAGGGGTAATTTTCTTTAAAATCCTTTACTGCGATACTGGATGTGGGAAAAATCACTATCACAAGTTTCTGGCCATTCTGCTGAACCATATCAGCCATCTCAAGTATTGCGTTTTTAAGAGGAATGAAATATTTCGGCTGGTGGTAATAGTAATAATTATCCACCTCAGTGCGGATATTTAATCTCTTCCTCTCCCTTATTATGAGTGCCTTTTTGAATCGATAAGTAAAATAACGCACCAGCGCGCTATGGCGCATCAGGAAGGTTTTATTAAAATAATATTCTCCCGGTTCAGGGTCATTTAAGACATAGTTCAGGATAACCAAGTCAGGGTTGTATTTTATGCCCTTGGTTTTAAACATCTCCAATTCCTGAAAAGTGCTGTATCCTTCTACTCCGAAATTAAGGACTTCATAACGCAGGAAATGAAATTTTTTATTAAGTAAATTTTCTAATTGTTTGGGTAAGCTATCATCTTCGGGAAGCATAAAGGAAAAGGTTTCGGAATCGCCCAGCATAATTATACGGAGGGTGCCATCCGGCTTGGCTATAGAATATTCCCGGCCGCGAAAGCCGTCGGAATTTATGGATATGCCGCCGGATTTAGCCCCAGGGATGAGTTCATAACGCAGGTAGGGATTGCTGCTTTTCCTGTAAATCGGGCGTTTCACCCACCCGCCCATCTCCCAGGTAAAACGCATGATAATTTCAGCGCAAAATAAGACAAAGAAAACAGAAACCAAAGAAAGCAGGATATTAGAAATTAAAGACCTCTTCAAAAGAATCTCCTTACCAATACAGAACCTTAAGGCAGGATGACTGTTACTCCTGCGGCCTGCGGGCTTACAATGACTATCCTATCTTTATATTTTAAGAGAATCTGCCATTTTTGTTTTACGGACGGATTCAACCCTAAGAAATCCTCTTCGCTCATATAACAGACTCTCGGCTTTATCAAAAGGTTATTCCCCAATTCATCTTCCATTTTTACCTTATCCTCTATATATTTGACGCGGGATAGTTCCTGCGAATAAAATAAAAGAGAGGCCATATCCTGTTTATAGGCGATAAATTCATATTCGGGCAGCTGTTTTAAGGTCTCATCTATAATAGGGCTGAGGCGAATAATCTCCGCAAAACGCTTGCTGCGGATATTCAATGGAAAACAGAGCATCACGATAGTAGCGATGATTAAAATATATTTGCAACCCTGCGCTATTTTAAGTTTCAGCGGTTCCTTAAAAATCCTCTCGCAGGCCATACCCACTAATAATGAAGTGGCCGGATACATCGACAGAATAAAATAATGCAGCTTCTGCCTGCCGAAGGAGAATGCCAGCGGGAAGATAACCGCCCAGATAATCAAGAGATAAAATTCGCCTCTTTTATCCCGGCGCGCCTCTTTAATTGCCAGGTACCCGCCGTAAAGCGCTAAGGGGAGCAAATAAAAATATTTGCTCGCTATTGCCTTTATATAATAATACCAGGGTACATTGAATGCCGGGGATTTTAAAAGGTGCAAGAAATTCCAATTTAACCAGGGATTAAATAAGGTATTCTCATCAAGCCAAATCCAGGCCATAACAGGCAATATGGCTACGACTAATCCGCAAATAAATAAAGGTTGAAAGAATTCTTTCCAGCGTGAGGTAACAACTAAATATATAAAGACAACCACTAAAGGCGCTAACCCCATGACATCCTTAGCAAATATGGCTAAAGAGGTAAATAAACCAAAAATAAGATAATAGGCGCGGGAACGTTTCTGCGCCAAGACAAAACTTAAGATAGCCAGGGTAATAAATAAACTCACCGGCAAATCCATCCGGCACTGCCGGGAAAGGCGTACGATATGATTAGTAAAAAGAAAACTGAAGCCCGCGAAAAATCCTACCCAATGATTTTTCAGCAACTTGCCAAAATAAAATATTGCCCCTACCAGCGCTATAGCGCTGAGCATGGAAAATAACTTGGCGCTAAAGGTGGAGACCCCGAGGAACTTAAAGAAAAACGCAGTAGCCCAGATACACAGCGGGAAATGATAATAAAAGACTCCCTGGTAGACAGGGTCATACAGCCCCAACCATTTATGCGTACGCAAAATCTCCTTCGCCACTGCCGCATAATTACAGGAATCCACATCCAGCCCACCCGGCACCCAGGCATAAGCAAAAATCAGTATTGCCCCCGCCCAAAGGAGTATCCAGAATAAATAATTATTTTGTATCCTTGCGATTACGGCCTTCATTCCATCCGATAAAGTTTTTAGTATTTTATCTGCGTACCACGTATCTCTTGTTGTGTCGCGTTTTTAAAATCTGTCTGCGTCCAAGTGTCGCCGTCTCCCGCCACATTAGCACAAGTCCAGATATTCCCCTCTTCGGTATCTATGATAATTGCCGGCACCTTGAAATTCCCCTCCTGCCATTCCAATATCCTGGCTACATATCTTTTGTGGGATAAGGCATCCTTATTCCGGGCCAGGTCTGTCTTAAGCCAGATGGGCCTGGCATTCTCCAGGTCCTCACAGACCCAGACTATCCCCTGGAAACTATCTAATATCAAACCCGGGATGCTCGTATTCTGGGTAGAACGGCCTTTCATCATCAACAATGTAAACCTGCCTTCGTTCTCACCTGTGGCGGCATAGTCATCTATTGCTATGTTACTAAGGTTCGTCTGGGCTAATGCAAGACCAGTTGAAAAAATAAAACTAAATAAACAGATAAAAAATATTATCTTTCTCATCTTCACCCTCCCATTTAGATATGTTGTGTCAAAGTATCAATGTATCAGAGTGTCAAAAAACTTTGATACCTTGACACTTTGAAACTGCTTTTATTATTTGCGTTTCTTTTCGGTATGGGAAAACTCCATATATTTTCCCAGCATTAAACGTGTCTGCGCATCTAAGGCAGGGGCAGACCCCAGGATCAAAACGATAAAGGGAACAATGACCCATTCCACAACCATCACTATATTTTTAATCCATTTGACGCCGGCGGGCCTCTTAGGCAGGATCGTGCGGCTTAAGAGAATCCAAATCAAGCTGGTCCCCAAAGTAAAGTTGAGCAATAGCCCGGTAATCCGCGGCAGATTATAACCTATGGGCATCTGATTAAAGAAAGCGCCTCCTAAAAAGATAGGTAGCGGCGTGATGAGCATCATAATAATTGCCCATACCGCCCAGGTAATGTGGCTCTCCAGAAGGTGAAACGACCGCCTTATCTTCTTTACCAAGGGTATATCTTTTTTATTTAAGAATTCGCTGACTAAAAAAGGAAAGTTCTCTACGCCCCAGGCCCATCTCCTCTTCTGCCTGTATTGGATAAGGATAGTCTTAAAGAAGTTGCTGGAATAAGCCACGTCCATAGAAACAGTGATGTATAACGGCACAACGCGGTAATCTCCATTATAAAAAAGGAAGGCCTTCCAATAGACCACAGAATCATCGGAGACCATATTTACCGGCCAGTAATCTATGGCTATCAAGGACTTAAAACTCATGCTGTGGCTGGAAAAAGTAACAAATTTCTCCAGGCGCATACTCTCAATCATCTGGCAGAAGGACGCGCTTATCTCTACTAAACGGGCAAAAGAGGGGGCATGCCAGATATTATTGTTGTAAACCGGAATGGGCTGGTAACTGGCCTGATGCGGCTTGGGAGAAGTCAAAAAATGATAGGTAAGGCATCCGAAATATTGCCTTTCCACGCAGGTATCCGCATCAAAGCAGGAAACAACGACGTTTTCAAAAGGAATGAGATGCCCGGCCAGAAATTCCCTGGCCTTTTTAGCTGCCCAGGTAGCGTTAGCACCCTTGGTGCGGGTCTCCCCGGGGAGGCCGTCAGGATGAAAGGTGGATAAATAACCAAAAAATAAGGATTTAAATTCTGCCTCGAGGGCCTGGGCATGTTCCCTGGAAGGCGCATAGCGCTCTTCAAAAGCAACTACCAGGATTATTTTTTCCTTGGGATAGCGGCATTCCCTGATGGCCTCAAGAGATGGCCTCAAGATATCCAAGCCCTCTTTATACACCGGGAAGATAACCAGATGGTAAATGGCCTGCCAGTCCTTATGCGCGCTTAACTTCTGGCAGTCTGTCAACCAGTCCCTGTTTTTCTCTTGCGATAATTTTTTATAGGCCATAAACAAAAGCGTAGTCAGATAAGCAGTGCGGATAATCCAGTAGAAATCAAAAATAATAATCAGGACCGCGCAAAAGATAGGCTGCCATATGGAGAGCGCAACCATAGAAATAAGTATCCCCCAGGAGATACTCCCCGGAATGATTTCAAGATATCTTTTAATTTTCAGATTTTTACTCATCGGAATTTACTTTTATCAAATCCTCTAAAGGAACGGCCCTGGCGTTTAATTCCAATTTATAGAGATTATCGTAGATATTGCCGTCTGCCGCTGTTTGGCTATCCAGAAAATAAAGCGTATCGCTATGGCCGTCATAAAAACAGGAGGTATCTTTTTTGTTTAAATTTACTAATTTGACCGATACTGCCTGAGGCTGGGCTTCCAACGCCTCCACGCTTATATTGCTGATTAAGACCAGATGATAACTGTCGGAATGCCAGAATACGTCCGCTATCCTGCCATTTTCATAATTTAATATAAAAGGTGCTTTCTGCGTTATTTTATTCTGCGGCTCTAAGTAGGCTATGCCGATTTGCCGGGCATTAAAATATAAAAGCTTTTCCCTGTCAGGAGAGACCTTCCATTTAAAGGGAACCGGAGAGATGACTATAAAATCAGTAATTTTTTCCAAATGCCCGCCCTCTGAGTCTGATTTATAGATGCCTTCCTCTTCTGCGTTAATGAAATAGATTATCTCCCTTTCATCATCTATCCAGAAAGAGGTAAGCCTGTCTTTATTTACCTGCTTGACGTTGGGCCTTAAAGGAAAGAGTATCACTTTTTCTAAGCGCGTTACCGTAGCTGCCCCCACATCAACCTCATTGAACCAGGGATAATGCCTCTCTAGCTCTAAGTCAATATGATATCTGCCGGGTAAAAGTTCAGTGATGGTAGCGGGGGTCCTCGCCCCCAGTAATTTTTTGTTTAAGTAAATACTTGCTCCCGGGGGCTGGGTCTTTAGGACAATTAAGCCCGTCTTGGTAAACTTCAGGGTATGCGGGTTAAATTTATAACCCAGGGCAAAAGAGAGGATAAAGGGCAGCCCCAGAAAAAAAATAGCTACGCTTAGATAAAATAAAAAAGCCCTGATCTTCTGTTCCGAGAGCATAATTTAGTTTATGACTTAATTAAGGCCAGGGTCTCGGCGCGGGTCTTTTCGTTTTCTTTAAACACCCCCCTTACCGCAGAAGTAACCGTCAAGGTCCCCGGCTTTTTCACACCGCGCATAGACATACACATATGCTCTGCTTCAATAACGACCATGCACCCTTGCGGTTTTAACTTTGACATAATAATTTCGGCGATTTGGGTAGTCAGCCGTTCCTGAACCTGGGGGCGTTTTGCTAAAATATCGACCACGCGGGCTAATTTACTCAAACCCGTAACGCGCCCGCCCTTGGGAATATAAGCAATGTGCGCTTTGCCTAAAAAAGGAAGCAGATGGTGTTCACAAACGCTATATAAAGGTATCCCTTTTAATAAAATTATCTCTTCGTGTTTCTGGTCCAAAATAACTTCTAACTCTCTTTGGGGATCCTGCCGCATCCCTGAGAATATCTCTTCGTACATTTCTGCGACGCGTTGCGGGGTATCCTGTAAATCTTTCCTCTTCGGGTCCTCGCCGATTGCCTCTAATATATTCTTGACCGCATTTGCGATTTTTTTCTTATCCATTGCGCCTCCGCTTACTTACCGATGCAAAACTGGCTGAAAATCCTATCCAGCAGGTCTTCCGAAAATCTCCTGCCTAATATGACGTCTAAATATCCCAACGCCTCCTTGATATCCTGGGCAATAAATTCTAAAGATAATTTATTATCCAACGAATCCGCTGCCTCTGCAACAAGTTTCTCCGTTCTCCTTAAGGCCTCAATGTGCCTTAAGTTACTGATTAATACCGATTCCGGTTGCGCTACTTTGCCGTTATAAACTAAACCGGCAATAGCAGATTCAATAAGGGTAATATTTTTACCTTTTTTTGCGGATATGCTGATCGCGCCCGGAAATCTTTTTAAAATCCGGGCTCTTTCAATCTTTTGTTTTAAATCTATCTTATTTATAATAGCGATGGCGGGTTTCTTTTTCAGCTTCTCCATCAGGGCTATATCCTCACGGGCGATTCTTTTGCTGCCATCGAATAAAAGGATGACTAAATCTGCCGAAGCAATATATTTTTTTGAGCGTTGTATGGCTTTTCTTTCTATAAGGTCTTTCGGTTCAATAATTCCGGCGGTATCCACAATCTTAACCGGGATGCCTCTGATATCAATGATTTCTTCGATGGTATCCCGCGTTGTGCCGGCTATGGGCGTAACTATGGCGCGCTCCTGTTTCAAGAGGGCATTTAAAAGCGAAGACTTGCCTACGTTGGGCTTGCCGCAGATTACCGCATTTATGCCTTCGCGTAATACCCTACCCTGCCATGAAGTTTCTAAAACAGTTTTCAGCATTCTCTTTACCGCTCTTAACTTCTGCGCAATATTTCCTAAATCAACGGCCCCGGTTTCTTCGTCGGGAAAGTCAATGTTTGCCTCTATCTGCGAAAGTATATCTAAGAGAGATTCTCTTAAATTATCTACTTCAGCGGATAAGTTTCCTTTCAGTTGCCCTGTCCCTATTCTTAGGGCGCTCTCTGTTTTGGAACGAATAATATCCAGGACCGCCTCGGCCTGCGCCAAATCAATCCTGCCGTTTAAAAATGCGCGTTTGGTAAATTCTCCGGGGCAGGCTATGCGGCAACCTTGCTCTAAAACCAAATCCAAAACTGCGCGCAATGCCACGATGCCGCCGTGGCAGTTTATCTCAACGATATCTTCTTTGGTATAACTTCTGGGTGAACGCATTACGGTCAAAATTACCTCGTCGATAATTTTCGCGCCCCTAATGATCCAACCGTAATGCGTAGTATAAGTTTTAAACGTTGAAGGGGCTTTCTTATCCTTGGAAACAAAAATCCTATCCGCTATAGCCAGCGCCTCTTTGCCGCTTATACGCACTATACCGATGCCCGATTCTCCGGTAGATGTGGCAATTGCGGCTATAGTATCGTTAAGGTCGTATTCTATCATTTCTAAAATCACCTACTACGAATAATGAACCGCAAACTAAGATCAAATCCTCTTTTTGGCTAAGCCTCCTGGCTAATGCCTTTGCCTCTTTCACACCATCAGTCATATGGATTTTTTTGCCGGGAAAATATTGGGCCAAAACCTCAGGTTCACTGGCGCGCGGGTTATCAGCCTTGGTTAAAATAATCTCATCTGCCAGTTCATAAAGTTCGCTGCAGATTCCTTTTATATCCTTATCGCTGGAAATGCCTAAAACAAGGATTAATCTCTTATATTGAAAATTCTCTTTGACTGTTTTTTTTAAGGCCTGCGTGGAGGCGATATTCTGCGCGCCGTCTAAAACTATTAAAGGGTCTGGAGAAATAACCTCGCACCTGCCCGGCCAGAGAGTATTATAAAGGCCGCCTCTTATCGCATCCATGCCCACATCAATATTATAAACCCTTAATGCCTCAATTACGCCTACAGCCACAGCCGCATTGATTAGTTGGTGTTTACCTAAAAGCCTTATTTTTAAATTTGCGTACTCGCCAGATATGCCTTTGACTTTAAAGCGGTAAGCTGTAAGCGGTAAGCTGTAAGCGGTAACTAAAATATCTTTCCCGACTTCAAGTAATCTTGCTCCTAATGTTTTGCATCTATTTCTTATGACGCCAAGGGCCTCGTCTTCCTGCGGCGCACTTATTACTACAGACCTTGACACCTTGACACCTTGACACCTTGACACCTTTATGATTCCCGCTTTCTCCGCCGCAATCTCTTTTAAGGTATTGCCGAGCTTTTGCGTATGCTCATAACTTATGGGAGTGATAGCTGCCACCAAAGGATTGACGACATTAGTAGCGTCCAACCTGCCGCCCAGGCCGGTCTCTAAGACCGTAAAATCAACGCTTTTCTCTTTGAAATAAACAAAGGCTAAAGAAGTGTAAACTTCAAAGAAAGAAAGCGGGCCATATTCACAGCGTTTATTGTAATTTTGAATCGCGGGTTTTAATCTTTCTGTAAGTAAAGTTAAATCCTCTTGAGAAATCATCCCCTCAAAGTCTTCTGTGCCTTGACACTTTGACACTTTGACACTTTGACACTCTAAAATGCGTATTCTTTCTCTAAAGTCCGATAAATGCGGAGAGGTGTATAAGCCTACCCGGTATCCGGCCTGCCTTAATATATAAGCAATGAATGCGCAGGCCGAACCTTTACCTTTGGTGCCTGCTATATGTATGCATTTTAAACTATCCTGTGGATTACCAATTAGGGTTAAGAAATCTTTAACCCGCTCTAATCTCAAAGATTCCTTATAAGGATAAGCGGAGATCTTCTCGTAATCGACAAAAGATTCCAGGTATTGGATGGTTTGGGGGTAGGTCATTTATTAGGTAATAGGTATTTGGTAATAGGTGTTAGGTACAACCTAAAACCTAACACCCAAAACCTAAGACCTAATGTTTGAAGTGCCTGATGCCGGTAGTGACCATAGCGACTTTATATTTATCGCAGGCTTTAATTATCTCCTCGTCGCTGATTGAGCCACCGGGCTGGATTATGGCCTTTACGCCTGCCTTAGCTGCTTCTATGACCGCATCCGCCTTAGGAAAGAACGCGTCTGAAGAAAGGCAGGAATTCCTGCTTAATTTTCCGGATTTGATCTTGGCTATTTTTACCGAGTCCACGCGCGACATCTGGCCCGCTCCCATACCCACTGTCTTTGTCCCCTGGGTTAGAATAATGGCGTTAGATTTAACATGCTTGGCCACTTTCCATCCGAAAACAAGGCTCTCTAATTGCTTCCGGGTAGGTTTTTTCTTGGTGACCACTTTAAGAATATTCATATCCAGGGTCGCTAAATCTTTATCTTGAAGCAGGAGCCCGCCGCTTACGCGTTTCAACTCCGGTTCATTGATAGGCCCGATATCATTCAGTTCTAACAAGCGCAGGTTCTTCTTATCCTTGAATAACTCTGCTACCCCCTCATCAAATCCCGGGGCAATGACACATTCCAGGAACCCGCTCTTAAGGATATCCCGGGCAGTCTTAAGGTCGAGCTTTCTATTTAATGCTACGATACCTCCGAAGGCAGAAAGCGGGTCGCACTTATGGGCAGCAAGATATGCCTTATCCAGCGCCTTATCCTCTGCTACGCCGCAGGGATTATTATGTTTCACAACCACCGCCGCAGGGTTAGCGAATTCCTTAACTAATTCTAAGGCACTGTTTAAGTCCAGGATATTGTTAAAAGATAATTCTTTACCCTGTAATTGCTTTAAATTAATTAAACCGCGCATCTTGCCTTTTTCTTTATAGAAGGCTGCTTTTTGATGCGGGTTTTCTCCGTATCTTAGGTCCTGAATCTTTTCAAAATTTAAACTCAATGCCTGCGGGAACCCCGCCGAATCTGCCTTGGCCTTAAAATAATTCTGCAGATAATTATAGATGGCATTATCATAGCGGCTGGTGAGCGCAAAGACTTCTATAGCTAGTTCACGCATCAGGCCCGCAGATAAAACGCCTTTATTTTCTTTCAGTTCTGCGATAACCTGGCCGTAACGCGCTGGGTTACATACCACTGCCACAGCCTTATGATTCTTGACCGCAGAACGTAACATCGAAGGCCCACCGATATCGATATTTTCAACCGCCTCTTCTATGGTCACATCCGGCTTCTGCGTAGTTTTTTCAAAGGGATAAAGATTGACTACTACCATATCTATAAGTCCGATATTATGCTCTTTGAGGCTCTGCATATGATTAGGGTTATCCCTTACAGCAAGCAGCCCGCCATGAATCTTAGGGTGCAAAGTCTTGACTCTGCCATCGAGCATTTCGGGAAAACCCGTATATTCGGATACTTCTCTTGCCGGTATATTATTTTCGCGCAGCAATTTTGCTGTGCCGCCGGTAGAAAGAATCTCTACCCCCAATTTATTCAGTTCTCTGGCGAAATCCACTAATCCTGCCTTATCTGATACGCTGATGAGCGCGCGCCTTACTTTAACCATGTTAGCCT
Encoded proteins:
- a CDS encoding YifB family Mg chelatase-like AAA ATPase — its product is MLAKVFSFGLLGIEAYPIEIEVDVSRGLPVITLVGLADTAIRESKERVKSAIKNSGFSWPAERITISLAPSDIKKEGTCFDLAIALGILSATGQLNSTRLKDYYILGELSLDGSLRPAKGILPVSIAIAKSDDTKNLIVSCQNAKEAAIVSGISVWPVKTLKESVEFLNNPEMIKTFELDVAQLFQENADYEIDFSEVKGQYLAKRALEVAVAGAHNVLFIGPPGSGKTMLAKRIPTILPELTLEEALEVTKIHSVTGTLPVKDGIIARRPFRSPHHTISDVALVGGGSLPQPGEISLAHQGVLFLDELPEFHRNALEALRQPLEEGSIRVSRMMKSFTFPASFMLVCAMNPCPCGYYTHPQKACRCSTTQIASYMGKISGPLLDRIDIHIEIPAVKYKELTDVRDAEPSQTIKARVEKARAIQRERFSAEGLKDKSIMSNARMSHRQVRKFCVLGKEESELLKMAMTELNFSARAYNKILKVSRTIADLGGSENIKTDHISEAIQYRSLDKGW
- a CDS encoding glycosyltransferase family 39 protein, giving the protein MKAVIARIQNNYLFWILLWAGAILIFAYAWVPGGLDVDSCNYAAVAKEILRTHKWLGLYDPVYQGVFYYHFPLCIWATAFFFKFLGVSTFSAKLFSMLSAIALVGAIFYFGKLLKNHWVGFFAGFSFLFTNHIVRLSRQCRMDLPVSLFITLAILSFVLAQKRSRAYYLIFGLFTSLAIFAKDVMGLAPLVVVFIYLVVTSRWKEFFQPLFICGLVVAILPVMAWIWLDENTLFNPWLNWNFLHLLKSPAFNVPWYYYIKAIASKYFYLLPLALYGGYLAIKEARRDKRGEFYLLIIWAVIFPLAFSFGRQKLHYFILSMYPATSLLVGMACERIFKEPLKLKIAQGCKYILIIATIVMLCFPLNIRSKRFAEIIRLSPIIDETLKQLPEYEFIAYKQDMASLLFYSQELSRVKYIEDKVKMEDELGNNLLIKPRVCYMSEEDFLGLNPSVKQKWQILLKYKDRIVIVSPQAAGVTVILP
- a CDS encoding glycosyltransferase family 2 protein; protein product: MSKNLKIKRYLEIIPGSISWGILISMVALSIWQPIFCAVLIIIFDFYWIIRTAYLTTLLFMAYKKLSQEKNRDWLTDCQKLSAHKDWQAIYHLVIFPVYKEGLDILRPSLEAIRECRYPKEKIILVVAFEERYAPSREHAQALEAEFKSLFFGYLSTFHPDGLPGETRTKGANATWAAKKAREFLAGHLIPFENVVVSCFDADTCVERQYFGCLTYHFLTSPKPHQASYQPIPVYNNNIWHAPSFARLVEISASFCQMIESMRLEKFVTFSSHSMSFKSLIAIDYWPVNMVSDDSVVYWKAFLFYNGDYRVVPLYITVSMDVAYSSNFFKTILIQYRQKRRWAWGVENFPFLVSEFLNKKDIPLVKKIRRSFHLLESHITWAVWAIIMMLITPLPIFLGGAFFNQMPIGYNLPRITGLLLNFTLGTSLIWILLSRTILPKRPAGVKWIKNIVMVVEWVIVPFIVLILGSAPALDAQTRLMLGKYMEFSHTEKKRK
- a CDS encoding PEGA domain-containing protein — its product is MLSEQKIRAFLFYLSVAIFFLGLPFILSFALGYKFNPHTLKFTKTGLIVLKTQPPGASIYLNKKLLGARTPATITELLPGRYHIDLELERHYPWFNEVDVGAATVTRLEKVILFPLRPNVKQVNKDRLTSFWIDDEREIIYFINAEEEGIYKSDSEGGHLEKITDFIVISPVPFKWKVSPDREKLLYFNARQIGIAYLEPQNKITQKAPFILNYENGRIADVFWHSDSYHLVLISNISVEALEAQPQAVSVKLVNLNKKDTSCFYDGHSDTLYFLDSQTAADGNIYDNLYKLELNARAVPLEDLIKVNSDE
- the folE gene encoding GTP cyclohydrolase I FolE — translated: MDKKKIANAVKNILEAIGEDPKRKDLQDTPQRVAEMYEEIFSGMRQDPQRELEVILDQKHEEIILLKGIPLYSVCEHHLLPFLGKAHIAYIPKGGRVTGLSKLARVVDILAKRPQVQERLTTQIAEIIMSKLKPQGCMVVIEAEHMCMSMRGVKKPGTLTVTSAVRGVFKENEKTRAETLALIKS
- the mnmE gene encoding tRNA uridine-5-carboxymethylaminomethyl(34) synthesis GTPase MnmE, with product MIEYDLNDTIAAIATSTGESGIGIVRISGKEALAIADRIFVSKDKKAPSTFKTYTTHYGWIIRGAKIIDEVILTVMRSPRSYTKEDIVEINCHGGIVALRAVLDLVLEQGCRIACPGEFTKRAFLNGRIDLAQAEAVLDIIRSKTESALRIGTGQLKGNLSAEVDNLRESLLDILSQIEANIDFPDEETGAVDLGNIAQKLRAVKRMLKTVLETSWQGRVLREGINAVICGKPNVGKSSLLNALLKQERAIVTPIAGTTRDTIEEIIDIRGIPVKIVDTAGIIEPKDLIERKAIQRSKKYIASADLVILLFDGSKRIAREDIALMEKLKKKPAIAIINKIDLKQKIERARILKRFPGAISISAKKGKNITLIESAIAGLVYNGKVAQPESVLISNLRHIEALRRTEKLVAEAADSLDNKLSLEFIAQDIKEALGYLDVILGRRFSEDLLDRIFSQFCIGK
- a CDS encoding bifunctional folylpolyglutamate synthase/dihydrofolate synthase gives rise to the protein MTYPQTIQYLESFVDYEKISAYPYKESLRLERVKDFLTLIGNPQDSLKCIHIAGTKGKGSACAFIAYILRQAGYRVGLYTSPHLSDFRERIRILECQSVKVSKCQGTEDFEGMISQEDLTLLTERLKPAIQNYNKRCEYGPLSFFEVYTSLAFVYFKEKSVDFTVLETGLGGRLDATNVVNPLVAAITPISYEHTQKLGNTLKEIAAEKAGIIKVSRCQGVKVSRSVVISAPQEDEALGVIRNRCKTLGARLLEVGKDILVTAYSLPLTAYRFKVKGISGEYANLKIRLLGKHQLINAAVAVGVIEALRVYNIDVGMDAIRGGLYNTLWPGRCEVISPDPLIVLDGAQNIASTQALKKTVKENFQYKRLILVLGISSDKDIKGICSELYELADEIILTKADNPRASEPEVLAQYFPGKKIHMTDGVKEAKALARRLSQKEDLILVCGSLFVVGDFRNDRIRP